CACGATGTTCGGGCGGATGAGGATGTGCCGCGCCTGCCGCTCGGGGCCGCGCACCTTGTCCAGGCGGATGATGTGGAAGCCGAACTCGGTTTCCACCGGGCCCACCGTCTGGCCCGCGCGCATGTTGAAGACCGCGTCGTTGAACTCGCGCACCATCTGCCCCTGGCGGAACCAGCCCAGGTCGCCGCCGCGGGTGGAGCTGCCGTCCGCCGAGTAGCGGCGGGCCAGCACCTCGAAGTCGGTGCCCTCGGCCAGCTCCTTCTGCACCTGCGCCACCGTGGCCAGCGCCGCCGCGCGGGCCGAGTCGGAGGGGAGGGGACGCACGATCACCTGCTGAAAGCTCACCGAGGCCGGCCGCGTGCCGAAGCGCTCGCGGTTCTGCTCGAAGAACGCGGCCACCTCGGCCTCGGACACCGGCGCGGGCGCCATCTCCTGGATGCGCTTGCGCAGGTACCGCTGCACGATGGTCTGGTCGCGGAACTGCGCCGAAAGCTCGGCGCGGTACGTCTCCGGCGTACGGCCCGACTCAGCGAGCGCCTGCTGGAACGCAGTGGCGGAGCCGAAGCGCTCGGTGATCTCGGCGATCTGCTGGTCGACCGTCTGCGCCACCTCGGCGTCGCTCACCGTCTCGCCCGACTGGCGGGCGGCCTCCAGCACCAGCAGGTCGTTCACCCGCTCGTCCACGAGCTGGCGGACGAACTGGGCGTAGGCGGCCGGCTCCGACGGCACGGGCTGCCCCGCGGCCCGCACGGCCTCCACGGCCAGCAGGATGTCGGAGCGAAGGAGAACGGTGTCGCCCACCACCGCGATCACGCCGTCCACCAGCTCCTCGCCGGGCTGCGGGGCTGCGGGCGCCA
This portion of the Longimicrobium sp. genome encodes:
- a CDS encoding peptidylprolyl isomerase, whose product is MRIRFALLATFLAAAPALAQVAPAAPQPGEELVDGVIAVVGDTVLLRSDILLAVEAVRAAGQPVPSEPAAYAQFVRQLVDERVNDLLVLEAARQSGETVSDAEVAQTVDQQIAEITERFGSATAFQQALAESGRTPETYRAELSAQFRDQTIVQRYLRKRIQEMAPAPVSEAEVAAFFEQNRERFGTRPASVSFQQVIVRPLPSDSARAAALATVAQVQKELAEGTDFEVLARRYSADGSSTRGGDLGWFRQGQMVREFNDAVFNMRAGQTVGPVETEFGFHIIRLDKVRGPERQARHILIRPNIVQADVDRARVRADSVAEAVRAGADMAVLGARYRTPDEARFQREVPLDRLPPGYATSLEGAQAGTVVGPVRIDLGTNAAFAVVRVTGRQTQGEYTVADQRERIRGILQEQRMSERVIQELRRDMHVAVRNP